In a single window of the Methylococcus sp. Mc7 genome:
- the mdoH gene encoding glucans biosynthesis glucosyltransferase MdoH, producing MPRRPRLFRRTVFLTLVTLTTFAAMFMITSAFQQNGLTPQELVLLLLYTLLILWISTSFWTATIGFLVLLFGGDGKSICRLPPMASPEPEATPLRTAIVMPIYNEDPHRVFSGLAAIWQSLLETGRSEGFELFILSDTRDPETWLQEETRWYRLCEEFDGHGRIFYRNREKNVARKSGNIEEFCHRWGNRYRYMIVLDADSLMSGETLVRMVDLMEAHPNVALIQSPPLPVNQKSLFARILQFASSLYSDIFTAGSSYWQLADSNYWGHNAIIRVQPFVKHCGLPKLPGREPFGGEILSHDFVEAALLREAGWEVWLAYDLAGSYEELPPTLIDYAKRDRRWCQGNLQHVRMVFARGLSGISRLHLVMGIMSYLSSPLWLLFLLITGFEAYIRSQTLPVYFFGDNIFPVWPESYAVEMTTVLLVTLAMLFLPKLWSLLLLFTRNRRKLKAFGGVFRVTLGVFFESLFSIFTAPVLMLYQSKFVISILARKSVGWPPQQRDAHGLSFKEAFLAHGGQTLVGFIAGALSYHYVPSFFWWFTPVLAGLVFAIPTSMISSSARLGLFARRLGLFLTPEESRAPRVIELLHENLGRDSGVEDSGYGKVVDPAACALHAALLPQRLPRKRLRHQLHALMYQLVEEGPETLSNAEKRSLVSDPDTLMRLHTLAWSRGETH from the coding sequence ATGCCCCGCCGGCCCAGGCTGTTCCGTAGAACCGTGTTTCTGACCCTGGTGACGCTGACGACCTTCGCCGCCATGTTCATGATCACCAGCGCCTTCCAGCAGAACGGCCTGACGCCCCAGGAACTCGTGCTGCTGCTGCTCTATACCCTGCTCATACTGTGGATCAGCACGTCGTTCTGGACCGCGACGATCGGCTTTCTGGTCCTGCTGTTCGGCGGCGACGGCAAGTCGATCTGCCGCTTGCCGCCGATGGCGTCGCCGGAGCCGGAGGCGACGCCGCTGCGGACCGCCATCGTCATGCCGATCTACAACGAGGACCCGCACCGGGTGTTCTCGGGCCTCGCGGCGATCTGGCAATCCCTGCTGGAAACCGGGCGCTCCGAGGGTTTCGAGCTGTTCATCCTCAGCGATACCCGCGATCCGGAGACCTGGCTTCAGGAGGAAACCCGCTGGTACCGCCTGTGTGAGGAGTTCGACGGGCACGGGCGCATCTTCTACCGCAACCGGGAAAAAAACGTCGCCCGCAAGAGCGGCAACATCGAGGAGTTCTGTCACCGCTGGGGCAACCGCTATCGCTACATGATCGTGCTCGATGCCGACAGCCTGATGAGCGGCGAGACGCTGGTGCGCATGGTGGACCTGATGGAGGCGCATCCCAACGTCGCGCTGATCCAGTCCCCGCCGCTGCCGGTCAACCAGAAGTCCCTGTTTGCGCGGATCCTGCAGTTCGCCAGCAGCCTTTATTCGGATATCTTCACCGCCGGATCGTCGTACTGGCAGCTCGCCGACAGCAATTACTGGGGCCACAACGCCATCATCCGCGTGCAGCCGTTCGTGAAGCATTGCGGCCTGCCCAAGCTGCCGGGCCGTGAGCCCTTCGGCGGCGAAATCCTCAGCCACGACTTCGTCGAGGCCGCCCTGTTGCGGGAGGCGGGCTGGGAGGTCTGGCTGGCCTATGATCTCGCCGGCAGCTACGAAGAACTGCCGCCCACCCTGATCGATTACGCCAAGCGGGACAGGCGCTGGTGCCAGGGCAACCTCCAGCACGTTCGGATGGTGTTCGCCCGTGGACTCTCCGGTATCAGCCGGCTGCACCTGGTCATGGGCATCATGTCCTACCTCTCGTCCCCGCTGTGGCTGCTGTTCCTGCTCATCACCGGCTTCGAGGCCTATATCCGCAGCCAGACCCTGCCGGTGTACTTCTTCGGCGACAACATTTTCCCGGTCTGGCCGGAGTCCTACGCCGTCGAGATGACGACGGTCCTCCTTGTCACCCTGGCCATGCTGTTTCTGCCCAAGCTGTGGAGCCTCCTCCTGCTCTTTACCCGCAACCGCCGCAAACTCAAGGCGTTCGGCGGCGTTTTCCGGGTGACGCTCGGCGTGTTTTTCGAAAGCCTTTTCTCGATTTTCACCGCGCCGGTGCTGATGCTTTATCAGAGCAAATTCGTAATCTCCATTCTGGCGAGGAAGAGCGTGGGCTGGCCACCGCAACAACGGGATGCGCATGGCCTGAGCTTCAAGGAGGCGTTCCTGGCCCACGGCGGACAGACACTGGTCGGCTTCATCGCCGGCGCCCTCAGCTATCATTACGTGCCCAGCTTTTTCTGGTGGTTCACGCCGGTTCTCGCCGGTCTCGTTTTCGCCATACCGACTTCCATGATTTCCAGCAGCGCAAGGTTGGGCCTCTTCGCCCGGCGGCTCGGTCTGTTTCTGACGCCGGAGGAATCCCGCGCTCCCCGTGTGATCGAGCTCTTGCACGAAAATCTCGGGCGCGATTCCGGCGTGGAGGACAGCGGCTACGGCAAGGTCGTCGATCCCGCCGCGTGTGCGCTGCATGCGGCATTGCTGCCGCAGCGGCTCCCGAGAAAGCGCCTGCGCCATCAACTGCATGCGCTGATGTATCAGTTGGTGGAGGAAGGTCCGGAAACGCTTTCGAACGCGGAGAAGCGCAGCCTGGTTTCCGATCCCGACACCCTGATGCGACTGCACACCCTCGCCTGGAGCCGGGGCGAAACCCATTGA
- a CDS encoding uracil-DNA glycosylase family protein — protein sequence MVPPVVMGKPVASPVYLVGQAPGAREGVLGRPFAWTAGKTMFRWFAGIGLDEEAFRERVYMAAVCRCFPGKNPKGGDRVPDPHEIEQCSVWLHTELDLLRPALIIPVGKLAASRFLAFGQLSDVVGKRHRFEMENVMADLIPLPHPSGASTWHRREPGKRLLEQALALIRSHPAWRSLCDPHAH from the coding sequence ATGGTGCCGCCGGTGGTCATGGGCAAGCCCGTCGCCTCGCCGGTGTACCTGGTGGGACAGGCGCCGGGCGCAAGAGAGGGGGTGCTGGGCAGGCCGTTTGCGTGGACGGCGGGGAAGACGATGTTCCGCTGGTTTGCGGGTATCGGCCTGGACGAGGAAGCATTCCGGGAGCGGGTATATATGGCCGCGGTGTGCCGCTGTTTTCCCGGCAAGAACCCCAAGGGTGGAGACCGGGTCCCGGACCCGCACGAGATCGAGCAGTGTTCGGTCTGGCTGCATACCGAGCTCGATCTGCTCAGGCCGGCCCTGATCATTCCGGTGGGAAAGCTTGCGGCGAGCCGGTTTCTGGCGTTCGGCCAGCTCTCCGACGTCGTGGGGAAGCGGCACCGCTTCGAAATGGAAAACGTGATGGCGGACCTGATTCCGCTGCCGCACCCCTCCGGCGCATCCACCTGGCACCGCCGGGAGCCCGGCAAACGCCTGCTCGAGCAGGCGCTTGCGCTCATCCGGAGCCATCCCGCATGGCGTTCTCTCTGTGATCCGCATGCACATTGA
- the ppnN gene encoding nucleotide 5'-monophosphate nucleosidase PpnN: MSSMNVQVSPEGSLEVLSKLEAGKLLDSSESALHELFRNCSLAVLNCGGQVDDSKQVFEKYRNFDIRVLPTARGVRLELINPPQSAFVDGEMIRGIREHLFSVLRDIVYTRFEIVGDPKFDLSESGHVTDAVFHILRNANCLVPDVPPNMVVCWGGHSIDRGEYEHTKEVGHELGLRGLDVCTGCGPGAMKGPMKGATIAHAKQRIRRPRYVGISEPGIIAAEPPNPIVNELVIMPDIEKRLEAFVRTGHGIVVFPGGVGTAEEILHLLGILMHPENKYLPFPLVFTGPRESAGYFEQIDRFIEATLGQEARRRYEIVIGDPAQAARKMKEGVDLVRQFRRHHDDAYYYNWLLHIEPAFQTPFVPSHENMAGLALHRNQPPHALAANLRRAFSGIVAGNVKAEGIRRIEQEGLFEIRGDRSILDPLDELLATFVAQKRMKLPGTKYEPCYRLVA; this comes from the coding sequence ATGTCATCCATGAATGTCCAGGTCAGCCCGGAAGGCAGCCTCGAAGTCCTTTCCAAACTCGAAGCCGGGAAGCTGCTCGACAGCAGTGAAAGCGCCCTCCACGAACTGTTCCGCAATTGTTCGCTTGCGGTGCTGAACTGCGGCGGCCAGGTCGATGACAGCAAGCAGGTATTCGAGAAGTACCGTAATTTCGACATCCGCGTTCTTCCCACGGCGCGCGGCGTGCGCCTGGAACTCATCAATCCGCCGCAAAGCGCTTTCGTGGACGGCGAAATGATCCGCGGGATACGCGAGCATCTGTTTTCGGTGCTGCGGGACATCGTCTATACCCGCTTCGAGATCGTCGGCGACCCGAAATTCGATCTGTCCGAATCGGGGCACGTTACCGACGCGGTGTTCCATATCCTCCGCAACGCCAACTGCCTGGTACCCGACGTGCCGCCGAACATGGTGGTGTGCTGGGGCGGTCATTCCATCGACCGGGGCGAGTACGAGCACACCAAGGAGGTCGGCCACGAGCTGGGTCTTCGGGGGCTGGACGTCTGTACCGGCTGCGGACCGGGCGCGATGAAAGGGCCGATGAAGGGGGCCACCATCGCCCACGCCAAGCAGCGTATCCGAAGGCCGCGCTACGTCGGCATCAGCGAGCCCGGCATCATCGCCGCGGAGCCGCCCAATCCGATCGTCAACGAGCTGGTCATCATGCCCGACATCGAAAAGCGCCTGGAGGCCTTCGTGCGGACGGGCCACGGTATCGTGGTGTTTCCCGGCGGCGTGGGCACGGCCGAGGAGATTTTGCACCTGCTCGGCATCCTGATGCATCCGGAAAACAAATACCTGCCGTTTCCCCTGGTCTTCACCGGCCCCCGCGAGAGCGCCGGCTATTTCGAGCAGATCGACCGTTTCATCGAGGCGACCCTGGGGCAGGAAGCGCGGAGACGCTACGAGATCGTGATCGGCGATCCGGCGCAGGCCGCCAGAAAGATGAAGGAAGGCGTCGACCTGGTGCGGCAGTTCCGGCGCCACCATGACGACGCCTATTACTACAACTGGCTGCTCCACATCGAACCGGCGTTTCAGACGCCTTTCGTGCCGAGCCATGAAAACATGGCCGGCCTCGCCCTGCACCGGAACCAGCCCCCTCATGCGCTGGCGGCAAATCTGCGGCGGGCTTTCTCCGGCATCGTCGCGGGGAACGTCAAGGCGGAAGGCATCCGCCGGATCGAGCAGGAAGGTTTGTTCGAGATCCGCGGCGACCGTTCGATCCTCGATCCCCTGGACGAGTTGCTTGCGACCTTCGTGGCGCAGAAACGGATGAAGCTGCCGGGGACCAAATACGAGCCGTGTTACCGGCTGGTCGCTTGA
- a CDS encoding SPOR domain-containing protein: protein MPKDYKHRVPGYRQAQRRRKRGWLAAGVAAVCLAAGGGAYVILSKHAETAAVIPSPETKPGQAQSGRAGNETEAGNLETPIPTAGKKPNPPRFTFYKILSEKEEIIPEAEIRTIKREEKQGKSPPGGGYVVQAGSYRSRADAEKMRADLIKLKVKARLESVKIENVEWFRVKVGPYDNLAEADRLRSILKKNGIDSVVQKMTPRLSPAPAAKR from the coding sequence ATGCCTAAGGATTACAAACACAGGGTTCCCGGTTACCGCCAGGCACAGCGCCGGCGCAAGCGCGGCTGGCTGGCGGCGGGCGTCGCCGCGGTGTGCCTGGCGGCCGGCGGGGGAGCCTATGTCATCCTTTCCAAACATGCCGAAACGGCCGCGGTGATTCCATCCCCGGAAACCAAGCCCGGCCAGGCGCAATCCGGACGAGCGGGAAACGAGACCGAAGCCGGGAACCTGGAAACGCCCATCCCCACGGCCGGCAAGAAACCCAACCCGCCACGGTTTACCTTTTACAAGATATTGTCGGAAAAGGAAGAAATCATCCCGGAAGCGGAGATCCGGACCATCAAGCGGGAGGAGAAACAGGGCAAGTCGCCGCCGGGCGGCGGCTATGTCGTCCAGGCGGGATCCTACCGCTCGCGGGCCGATGCCGAAAAAATGCGCGCCGACCTGATCAAGCTCAAGGTCAAAGCCCGGCTGGAGAGCGTAAAGATAGAAAACGTCGAATGGTTCCGCGTGAAGGTCGGCCCCTATGACAATCTGGCCGAAGCCGACCGCCTGCGCTCGATCCTCAAGAAGAACGGGATCGACAGCGTGGTGCAGAAAATGACGCCCCGCCTGTCCCCCGCTCCCGCCGCGAAGCGTTGA
- the argS gene encoding arginine--tRNA ligase, with protein sequence MKKRLEILLRSALERLQTAGDLPADAEVPLQIERTRDPAHGDFAANTAMLLAKSTRCNPRQLAEKIRAALPEDPAVVRTEIAGPGFLNFFLDPAAQHRIIAEIHALGPGFGRSSVGAGKRVQVEFVSANPTGPLHVGHGRGAAYGAVVADLLEAAGFNVHREYYVNDAGRQMDILAASVWLRYLENCGEVLPFPANGYRGEYVRDVASDLYRTQGERYRASADEVLSGLPPDEPQGGDKEEYIDAMVRKAKNTLGPERYREVFTAGLDSILDDIRDDLGEFGTHYQEWFSELSLTETGAVERALEKLKASGYVYGKDGAQWFASTRLGDEKDRVLVRENGQTTYFASDVAYHLNKLERGFDRIVNVWGADHHGYIPRVKAAIQALGGDAGKLEVLLVQFAVLYRGEERVQMSTRSGEFVTLRQLRNEVGKDAARFFYVMRKSDQHMDFDLKLATSRTNENPVYYVQYAHARVCSVFRQLDEKGWARNLGRGMQHLERLSEPHELTLVGSLSRYPEIVEQAALQYAPHHLVHYLRDLAAEFHGYYNSCQFLVEDGDLRDARLNLIDAVRQVIANGLGLLGVSAPETM encoded by the coding sequence ATGAAAAAGCGTCTGGAAATCCTGCTCCGCAGCGCGCTGGAGCGACTGCAAACCGCCGGCGACCTGCCCGCCGACGCGGAAGTACCGCTTCAGATCGAACGCACCCGCGATCCCGCGCATGGCGACTTCGCGGCCAACACGGCCATGCTGCTGGCCAAATCCACCCGCTGCAATCCGCGCCAACTGGCGGAAAAAATCCGCGCTGCGCTGCCGGAGGACCCGGCGGTCGTCCGCACCGAAATCGCAGGCCCCGGCTTCCTCAACTTCTTCCTCGACCCGGCCGCCCAGCACCGGATCATCGCCGAGATCCATGCCCTGGGTCCCGGCTTCGGCCGCAGCAGCGTCGGAGCGGGAAAACGGGTGCAGGTCGAATTCGTGTCCGCCAATCCCACCGGCCCCCTCCATGTCGGCCACGGCCGCGGCGCCGCCTATGGCGCCGTGGTCGCAGACCTGCTCGAGGCGGCGGGTTTTAATGTGCACCGGGAATACTACGTCAACGACGCCGGCCGGCAAATGGACATCCTGGCCGCCAGCGTCTGGCTGCGCTACCTGGAAAACTGCGGGGAAGTGCTGCCCTTTCCGGCCAACGGCTACCGCGGCGAATACGTCCGCGACGTTGCGTCCGACCTTTACCGTACCCAGGGCGAGCGTTACCGGGCTTCCGCGGACGAAGTCCTCTCCGGACTGCCGCCGGACGAACCCCAGGGCGGCGACAAGGAGGAATACATCGACGCGATGGTCCGCAAGGCGAAAAACACGCTCGGCCCCGAGCGTTACCGCGAGGTGTTCACCGCCGGGCTGGACAGCATCCTCGACGACATCCGCGACGATCTGGGCGAATTCGGCACCCATTATCAGGAATGGTTCTCCGAACTGAGCCTGACCGAAACCGGCGCCGTGGAACGGGCCTTGGAGAAACTCAAGGCCTCGGGCTACGTCTACGGGAAGGACGGCGCGCAGTGGTTCGCGTCCACCCGGCTGGGTGACGAGAAAGACAGGGTATTGGTGCGCGAGAACGGCCAGACCACTTATTTCGCCTCCGACGTCGCCTATCACCTGAACAAGCTGGAGCGCGGCTTCGACCGCATCGTCAACGTCTGGGGCGCCGACCATCACGGCTACATCCCGCGCGTCAAGGCCGCTATCCAGGCGTTGGGGGGCGATGCCGGCAAACTGGAGGTGCTGCTGGTGCAGTTCGCCGTGCTGTACCGCGGCGAGGAGCGGGTGCAGATGTCCACCCGCTCCGGGGAGTTCGTGACCCTGCGCCAGCTCCGCAACGAGGTCGGCAAGGATGCGGCGCGCTTCTTCTATGTGATGCGCAAGTCCGACCAGCACATGGATTTCGACCTCAAGCTGGCCACCTCGCGAACCAACGAAAATCCCGTCTACTACGTGCAGTACGCCCATGCCCGGGTATGCAGCGTGTTCCGCCAGCTCGACGAAAAAGGCTGGGCGCGGAATCTGGGGCGCGGTATGCAGCATCTGGAAAGACTGAGCGAACCGCACGAACTCACGCTGGTGGGCAGCCTCTCGCGCTACCCCGAAATCGTGGAGCAGGCGGCACTGCAATACGCTCCTCATCACCTGGTGCACTATCTGCGTGATCTCGCCGCGGAATTCCACGGCTACTATAATAGCTGCCAGTTCCTGGTCGAGGACGGTGACCTGCGGGATGCCCGTCTGAATCTGATCGACGCCGTACGGCAGGTCATCGCCAACGGTCTCGGCTTGCTGGGCGTATCCGCTCCCGAAACCATGTAG
- a CDS encoding BatD family protein, producing the protein MAKRCAPACSPVILGLLLWLGLSGAGWAAEITVTADRDPVPVNESFNLTFSADESPDDEPDFTPLNQDFRMLGQSQNSRISMVNGKVSRTFEWTVSVVAKQAGKLTVPPIAFGTDRSKALTVTVTDRSAPGQARSPGDDALLIEVDALPKNPYVQAQTVYTVRVLYRTNLGRAQLSPLEIPDALVQQLGDKRNFSTERNGNTYAATEIRYAVFPQKSGALRIPPLTLDAEVQAGGRGGFNPFFGRPIKTVSLQSEAVELQVRPAPAAFSGKHWLPAENVTLEETLSPDTARVEAGQPLTRTLTLKAQGATVGVLPELGLAGIPAGIRRYPDQPAMDEQRQGTGLISTRQEKTALIPDQPGRYTLPAIEVPWWNIAAEKMEVARLPAREIEVGASAAAPVQASVPATEAASTTPASPGAEQAEGGMAASPVWFWLSLILAGGWLITAGLWWRAARRSREETATNPPESRKPSDKQRMRELKEACAANDPERARRALLDWASLRWPDCEMSLEGIAGRSEGELKNAVKTLSRALYGHPRMEWKGAALWAAIVTTDLGKSRAENRGPAAIASLHPPAEAAP; encoded by the coding sequence ATGGCGAAACGATGCGCACCGGCGTGTAGCCCGGTCATCCTCGGGCTGCTGCTGTGGTTGGGCTTGAGCGGCGCCGGGTGGGCGGCGGAGATCACCGTCACCGCCGACCGCGATCCGGTACCCGTCAACGAATCCTTCAACCTCACCTTCAGCGCCGACGAATCGCCCGACGATGAGCCGGACTTCACGCCGCTGAACCAGGATTTCCGGATGCTGGGCCAAAGCCAGAACAGCCGGATCTCGATGGTCAACGGCAAGGTCAGCCGCACCTTCGAGTGGACCGTCTCGGTCGTCGCCAAACAGGCCGGCAAGCTGACCGTGCCGCCCATCGCTTTCGGCACCGACCGCTCCAAGGCCCTGACGGTCACGGTCACGGACCGGTCGGCGCCGGGGCAGGCGCGCAGCCCGGGCGACGACGCCCTGCTGATCGAAGTCGACGCCTTGCCGAAAAACCCGTACGTCCAGGCACAGACGGTCTACACCGTACGCGTACTCTACCGGACCAATCTGGGACGCGCCCAGTTGAGCCCCCTGGAGATTCCCGACGCGCTGGTCCAGCAGCTGGGGGACAAGCGCAATTTCTCGACGGAACGCAACGGCAACACCTACGCGGCGACCGAAATCCGCTATGCGGTCTTTCCGCAGAAGAGCGGCGCCCTGCGTATCCCGCCGCTGACCCTGGACGCCGAAGTGCAGGCCGGCGGACGGGGCGGCTTCAACCCGTTCTTCGGGCGCCCGATAAAGACCGTCAGCCTGCAATCCGAGGCCGTCGAGCTGCAGGTGCGGCCGGCGCCCGCCGCATTTTCGGGCAAACACTGGCTGCCCGCGGAAAACGTGACGCTGGAGGAAACCTTGTCGCCCGACACCGCTAGGGTCGAGGCCGGCCAGCCGCTCACCCGCACCCTCACGCTCAAGGCGCAAGGGGCTACCGTGGGGGTGCTGCCGGAACTGGGCCTGGCAGGAATCCCGGCGGGAATCCGCCGTTATCCCGATCAGCCGGCCATGGACGAACAGCGGCAAGGTACCGGGCTCATCAGCACCCGCCAGGAAAAGACGGCCCTGATCCCCGACCAACCGGGCCGCTACACCCTTCCCGCCATCGAGGTGCCGTGGTGGAACATCGCGGCCGAAAAAATGGAAGTAGCCCGCCTCCCCGCACGCGAGATCGAAGTCGGCGCAAGTGCCGCGGCGCCGGTCCAAGCTTCCGTACCCGCGACGGAAGCGGCAAGCACCACGCCGGCATCCCCCGGCGCCGAACAGGCGGAAGGCGGCATGGCGGCCTCCCCGGTCTGGTTCTGGCTCAGCCTCATCCTCGCGGGAGGATGGCTGATCACGGCGGGCCTGTGGTGGCGAGCGGCCCGGCGGAGCCGGGAGGAAACCGCAACAAATCCGCCCGAATCCCGGAAACCTTCCGACAAACAGCGCATGCGCGAACTGAAGGAGGCCTGCGCCGCGAACGATCCGGAACGGGCCCGCCGCGCCCTGCTCGACTGGGCCTCGCTGCGCTGGCCGGATTGCGAAATGTCCTTGGAAGGGATTGCCGGACGCTCCGAAGGCGAGCTCAAGAACGCCGTCAAGACGCTCAGCCGGGCGCTTTACGGGCATCCCCGGATGGAGTGGAAAGGCGCGGCCTTGTGGGCCGCGATCGTCACCACCGATCTCGGCAAATCCAGGGCGGAGAACCGCGGTCCGGCCGCGATCGCCTCCCTGCATCCGCCGGCCGAGGCCGCGCCTTAG
- a CDS encoding VWA domain-containing protein, translating into MMEFHFLRPLWLAAWIPLALALWYWHRRRQGEGDWAKICDDGLLPHLLIGTPGQAGKLSWWLGAIAGVLAILAAAGPTWERQQTPAFRNQSALVIALELSPAVDAADLQPSRLTRLRYAVTDLLKQRKDGQTALLVYGGDAFTVTPLTDDVDTIDAQLPALSSDLVPATGHDAGRALALAAQLLRDGGFGRGDILLAAVQADPAAEALAAKLRGEGFRVSVLAIGTEAGAPIPQRSGGFRKGANGEIELSRLDAPALRELAGQGGGRYLELSAGAAATDALTSFFEQSARRNEGREAAMKLELWEDRGPWLLLLVLPLAALGFRRGWLAVLVFALPWPRPAHALDWQGLWKTPDQRAAEAFEAGQFDRAAAGFRDPAWKSAAEYRAGKYEEAAESLEGLDSADAAYNRGNALAKSGKLQEALEAYKHAERLAPDDEDARHNREVVEQALKQQEQQKQQSDSKDPDQEDKDGQQQEPNGGGKDSQEQKPDQDPSQKEPKPDEKSSEQQPGQEKGERQAPEPDAKDQAQSASPAPQASEPSAEDKEAQEEQMQQAESRSEHEKEQATEQWLKRIPDDPGGLLRRKFLYQYRQRQQGTGGR; encoded by the coding sequence ATGATGGAATTCCATTTTCTCCGCCCGCTCTGGCTGGCGGCCTGGATTCCCCTGGCGCTGGCACTTTGGTACTGGCACCGCCGCAGGCAGGGTGAGGGCGACTGGGCAAAGATCTGCGACGACGGCCTGCTGCCGCATCTGTTGATCGGCACGCCGGGGCAAGCCGGCAAGCTGTCGTGGTGGCTCGGCGCGATCGCCGGCGTCCTGGCGATCCTGGCCGCGGCCGGCCCCACCTGGGAGCGCCAGCAGACGCCGGCATTCCGCAACCAGTCGGCGCTGGTGATCGCGCTGGAGCTGTCCCCGGCCGTGGACGCGGCGGACCTTCAGCCCTCGCGCCTCACCCGCCTGCGCTATGCGGTCACCGACCTGCTGAAGCAGCGCAAGGACGGCCAGACGGCGCTGCTCGTCTACGGCGGCGACGCTTTCACGGTCACGCCGCTGACCGACGACGTCGACACCATCGACGCCCAGCTCCCGGCCCTGAGTTCCGACTTGGTGCCGGCCACGGGCCACGACGCCGGGCGCGCGCTGGCGCTGGCCGCCCAGCTCCTGCGTGACGGCGGCTTCGGCCGCGGCGACATCCTGCTGGCCGCGGTGCAGGCGGACCCGGCGGCCGAGGCATTGGCGGCGAAACTGCGCGGCGAAGGCTTCCGGGTTTCGGTGCTGGCCATCGGCACCGAAGCGGGCGCGCCGATTCCGCAGCGAAGCGGCGGCTTCCGCAAGGGCGCCAACGGCGAGATCGAACTGTCGCGCCTGGACGCACCCGCGCTGCGCGAGCTGGCTGGGCAGGGCGGCGGACGCTACCTCGAATTGAGCGCCGGCGCCGCGGCCACCGACGCCCTCACATCCTTCTTCGAGCAAAGCGCCCGCCGCAATGAGGGCAGGGAGGCAGCCATGAAGCTGGAGCTGTGGGAAGACCGCGGCCCTTGGCTGCTGCTGCTGGTCCTGCCTTTGGCGGCACTGGGCTTCCGCCGCGGCTGGCTGGCCGTACTGGTGTTCGCCCTGCCTTGGCCGCGCCCCGCCCATGCGCTGGACTGGCAGGGGCTCTGGAAAACCCCGGACCAGCGGGCGGCGGAAGCCTTCGAAGCCGGGCAATTCGACCGGGCCGCCGCCGGCTTCCGCGATCCGGCCTGGAAAAGCGCGGCCGAGTACCGCGCCGGCAAATACGAGGAGGCGGCCGAGTCGCTGGAAGGCTTGGACAGCGCCGACGCCGCCTACAATCGGGGCAACGCCCTGGCGAAGTCGGGCAAACTCCAGGAGGCGCTCGAGGCCTACAAACATGCCGAACGGCTCGCCCCCGACGACGAAGACGCACGCCACAACCGCGAAGTGGTCGAGCAGGCCCTGAAGCAACAGGAGCAGCAGAAACAGCAATCCGATTCCAAGGACCCGGATCAGGAAGACAAGGACGGCCAGCAACAGGAGCCGAACGGCGGCGGCAAGGACTCGCAGGAACAAAAGCCCGACCAGGACCCGTCTCAGAAAGAACCCAAGCCGGACGAAAAATCGTCCGAGCAACAGCCCGGCCAGGAAAAGGGGGAACGGCAAGCCCCGGAGCCGGACGCAAAAGACCAGGCCCAATCCGCATCGCCGGCCCCCCAGGCCAGCGAGCCATCGGCGGAAGACAAAGAAGCCCAGGAGGAGCAGATGCAGCAAGCCGAATCCCGGTCCGAGCACGAAAAGGAGCAGGCCACCGAACAATGGCTCAAGCGCATCCCGGACGACCCCGGCGGCCTGCTGCGGCGCAAGTTCCTCTACCAGTACCGGCAGCGCCAGCAGGGCACGGGAGGGCGGTGA
- a CDS encoding VWA domain-containing protein — MFEFAWPLLFLALPLPLAVRWLWRPAPRGGGAALRVAFAGEFADLGTAGTAVPGSRTPLILAALGWLLLVAAAARPQWLGEPIEQTVSGRDLMLAVDLSGSMDIEDFVVDREVSNRLEAVKRVASAFIERRSGDRIGLILFGDEAYLQVPLTFDRKTVGNLLNEAAIGLAGDKTAIGDAIGLAIKRLRDNPAGQRVLILLSDGANTAGQVQPLQAAELAAREGLKIYTIGVGADEMIVRDFFGTRRVNPSEDLDEATMTAIAEKTGGRYFRARNTEELDQIYALLDRLEPASRDAQYFRPRDELFPWPLALALLAGAGALWLRGRNAS; from the coding sequence ATGTTCGAATTCGCCTGGCCCCTGTTGTTTCTCGCCCTGCCTTTGCCGCTCGCCGTCCGCTGGCTCTGGCGGCCCGCGCCGCGCGGCGGAGGAGCGGCGCTGCGGGTCGCTTTCGCCGGAGAATTCGCCGATCTGGGAACCGCGGGGACCGCGGTGCCGGGCAGCCGCACGCCGCTGATCCTGGCCGCTTTGGGTTGGCTGCTGCTGGTCGCCGCCGCGGCCCGGCCGCAGTGGCTGGGCGAACCCATCGAACAGACCGTGAGCGGACGCGATCTGATGCTGGCCGTGGACCTGTCCGGCAGCATGGACATCGAGGATTTCGTGGTCGACCGCGAGGTCTCCAACCGGCTCGAGGCGGTCAAGCGGGTCGCGAGCGCCTTCATCGAGCGTCGCAGCGGCGACCGCATCGGCCTGATCCTGTTCGGCGACGAGGCCTATCTCCAGGTGCCGCTCACCTTCGACCGCAAGACCGTCGGGAACCTGCTCAACGAGGCCGCGATCGGGCTGGCCGGCGACAAGACCGCGATCGGCGACGCCATCGGCCTGGCGATCAAGCGCCTGCGCGACAATCCCGCCGGCCAGCGGGTGCTGATCCTGCTCAGCGACGGCGCCAACACCGCCGGCCAGGTGCAGCCGCTGCAGGCCGCCGAACTGGCGGCGCGGGAAGGGCTCAAGATCTACACCATCGGCGTCGGCGCGGACGAGATGATCGTGCGCGACTTTTTCGGCACCCGCCGGGTCAATCCTTCCGAGGACCTGGACGAGGCCACGATGACCGCCATCGCGGAAAAGACCGGGGGACGCTATTTCCGCGCCCGCAACACCGAGGAGCTGGATCAGATCTACGCCCTGCTGGACCGGCTCGAACCCGCCTCGCGCGATGCCCAGTATTTCCGACCCCGCGACGAGCTTTTTCCCTGGCCGCTGGCACTCGCGCTGCTGGCCGGCGCCGGCGCGCTGTGGCTGCGCGGGAGGAACGCCTCATGA